In a genomic window of Chroicocephalus ridibundus chromosome 14, bChrRid1.1, whole genome shotgun sequence:
- the ARL16 gene encoding ADP-ribosylation factor-like protein 16, which yields MAGAGRPVPTCLLLGAAGGGKSLLARRLRQLSAEEGPAGLGDPPATLPTVGTNLTDLRLPRKATVRELGGCMGPIWPSYYGECSALMFVVDAANPSQVSNSCVQLLSVLSAAQLASVPVLVLFNKIDLPCYMSLAEMKSLFRMQDIVSCATQPITMLETSARDGTGLADVLQWLRAALGDPR from the exons atggcgggcgcggggcggcccgTGCCCACGTGCCTGCTGCtgggagcggcgggcggcggcaaGAGCCTGCTGGCGCGGCGGCTGCGTCA GCTGAGCGCCGAGGAGGGTCCCGCGGGGCTGGGCGACCCCCCGGCCACGCTGCCCACG GTGGGCACCAACCTGACCGACCTGCGGCTGCCACGGAAGGCGACGGTGCGGGAGCTGGGCGGCTGCATGGGGCCCATCTGGCCCAGCTACTACGGCGAGTGCAGTGCACTCATG TTCGTGGTGGACGCCGCCAACCCCAGCCAGGTCTCCAACTCCTGCGTCCAGCTGCTCTCCGTCCTCTCCGCCGCGCAGCTCGCCTCCGTGCCCGTGCTCGTCCTCTTCAACAAGAT TGACCTGCCCTGCTACATGTCGCTGGCGGAGATGAAGTCACTGTTCCGCATGCAGGACATCGTCTCCTGTGCCACGCAGCCCATCACCATGCTGGAGACCAGCGCCCGCGACGGCACCGGCCTGGCCGACGTCCTGCAGTGGCTTCGGGCTGCCCTCGGAGACCCCCGTTGA